In Deltaproteobacteria bacterium, the following are encoded in one genomic region:
- the guaA gene encoding glutamine-hydrolyzing GMP synthase: MSTSIHDHKILILDFGSQTTQLIARRVRELKVYCEMHPFNMPLDEIRAFAPQGIILSGGPASVYEKGAPITDRAIFEMGAPVLGICYGMQLMTFVLGGEVARAQRREYGHAGMYLDDITDLFRGMDPAVPEVVWMSHGDRIQVMPEGFTAIAHTDNSPVAAMGDKSRKLFGVQFHPEVVHTRSGTQILDNFLFAVCELEPTWNMRSFIEDSTERLKERIGDDRIICALSGGVDSSVVAALLHNAVGDRLTCVFVDNGVLRAGEAERVIEVFKNHLKVDLRFVPAADRFLDLLKGVVDPEEKRKIIGHEFIRVFEETARSIGDVKYLAQGTLYPDVIESVSFKGPSATIKSHHNVGGLPDRMNLELVEPLRELFKDEVRIVGEEMGLPHELVQRHPFPGPGLAIRILGEVTKERLEILRRADRIVQEEMRRSGYYEKVWQAFAVLLPIRTVGVMGDERTYEHVAALRVVDSLDAMTADWTRLPYEVLAAISSRIINEVKGINRVVYDISSKPPSTIEWE, translated from the coding sequence ATGTCAACGAGCATTCACGATCACAAGATTCTTATCCTCGACTTCGGCTCTCAAACCACGCAGCTCATAGCGCGGCGTGTGCGGGAGCTCAAAGTCTATTGCGAAATGCATCCCTTCAACATGCCTCTGGACGAGATCAGGGCTTTTGCTCCCCAGGGCATCATTCTCTCCGGTGGGCCGGCTTCCGTGTACGAGAAAGGGGCGCCCATCACGGACCGGGCGATATTCGAGATGGGAGCGCCCGTGTTGGGGATCTGCTATGGCATGCAGCTCATGACCTTCGTATTGGGGGGAGAGGTGGCGCGGGCGCAACGCCGGGAGTATGGACACGCCGGCATGTATTTGGACGACATCACCGACCTTTTTCGCGGGATGGATCCCGCCGTGCCGGAGGTGGTCTGGATGAGCCACGGAGACAGAATCCAGGTCATGCCGGAAGGATTCACGGCCATTGCGCACACGGACAATTCCCCGGTGGCGGCCATGGGTGACAAGTCCAGGAAGCTTTTTGGGGTGCAGTTTCATCCCGAAGTCGTCCACACGCGGTCCGGCACTCAGATTCTGGACAATTTCCTGTTTGCCGTGTGCGAGCTCGAACCCACCTGGAACATGCGGTCATTCATAGAGGATTCCACGGAGCGTTTGAAGGAACGCATCGGTGACGATCGAATCATCTGCGCCTTGAGCGGAGGCGTGGATTCTTCCGTTGTGGCCGCCTTGCTGCACAATGCGGTCGGGGACCGGCTGACGTGCGTGTTCGTGGACAACGGCGTTCTTCGGGCCGGAGAAGCGGAACGGGTGATCGAAGTCTTTAAGAACCACCTGAAAGTCGATCTGCGTTTCGTACCGGCGGCCGACCGGTTTTTGGATCTGTTGAAGGGAGTGGTCGATCCTGAAGAAAAACGCAAAATTATAGGACACGAGTTTATCCGGGTATTCGAAGAGACCGCCCGAAGCATCGGGGATGTGAAGTACCTAGCCCAGGGTACGTTGTATCCGGACGTGATTGAATCGGTATCCTTTAAAGGGCCGTCCGCCACCATAAAGAGCCATCACAACGTAGGTGGGCTGCCGGATCGGATGAACCTGGAACTGGTGGAGCCGTTGCGCGAGCTGTTCAAGGACGAGGTGCGGATCGTCGGCGAGGAAATGGGACTGCCCCACGAACTCGTTCAGCGCCATCCCTTTCCGGGTCCCGGACTGGCGATACGCATTCTGGGCGAGGTGACGAAGGAGCGTTTGGAAATCCTCCGGAGAGCGGACCGAATCGTTCAGGAAGAAATGAGGCGCTCGGGATATTACGAGAAGGTTTGGCAGGCCTTCGCCGTGTTGCTTCCCATCCGCACGGTGGGTGTCATGGGTGACGAGCGGACCTACGAACACGTGGCGGCGTTGCGGGTTGTGGACAGTCTGGACGCCATGACGGCCGATTGGACTCGGTTGCCCTATGAGGTATTGGCCGCTATTTCGAGCAGAATCATCAATGAAGTGAAAGGCATCAATCGGGTGGTGTACGACATTTCGTCAAAGCCACCCAGTACCATCGAGTGGGAATAA